The proteins below come from a single Streptomyces sp. SCSIO 75703 genomic window:
- a CDS encoding LysR family transcriptional regulator — MASFDLNLARVFVLLYESGSVTATAEALHVTQPTVSYSLGKLRRHFDDELFRRTGRGLTPTAGARRLYEPFQRALAEIDGTIRQADDFDPETMPGRFTIAMSDLGEATLLPRLLRAARERAPRVSFTVRPFDVEDAESHLRLGDLDAFVATPVLNTHRTVRIPLFQERYVGMVASDHPRIRGDAVTLEELSAEHHATVFGPSGHLAPRGVLATHGLLERVVVDATRFSMLPYLLEQTDLIAIVPEYVGEVFTASHHVRLVRLPFETELIEVALYARHESSRSPAQRWLVRFMSDVLGEQVSPAQLPPYAVR; from the coding sequence ATGGCCTCCTTCGATCTCAACCTCGCCCGTGTCTTCGTGCTGCTCTACGAATCCGGCAGCGTCACGGCCACCGCGGAGGCGCTCCACGTCACCCAGCCCACCGTCAGCTACAGCCTGGGCAAGCTGCGACGGCACTTCGACGACGAACTGTTCCGCCGCACCGGGCGCGGGCTGACGCCGACGGCGGGCGCCCGGCGGCTGTACGAACCGTTCCAGCGGGCCCTGGCGGAGATCGACGGCACGATCCGGCAGGCGGACGACTTCGACCCCGAGACCATGCCGGGCCGCTTCACCATCGCCATGTCCGACCTCGGCGAGGCCACGCTCCTGCCGCGGCTCCTCAGGGCGGCCCGGGAACGCGCCCCCCGCGTCTCCTTCACCGTCCGCCCCTTCGACGTGGAGGACGCGGAGAGCCACCTGCGGCTCGGGGACCTCGACGCGTTCGTGGCGACGCCGGTGCTGAACACGCACCGCACCGTGCGCATCCCGCTCTTCCAGGAGCGCTACGTGGGCATGGTCGCCTCCGACCACCCGCGGATCCGGGGGGACGCGGTGACGCTGGAGGAGCTGTCGGCCGAGCACCACGCGACGGTCTTCGGGCCGAGCGGGCACCTCGCCCCGCGGGGCGTGCTCGCCACGCACGGCCTGCTGGAGCGGGTCGTCGTGGACGCCACCCGCTTCTCGATGCTGCCCTACCTGCTGGAGCAGACCGACCTGATCGCGATCGTCCCGGAGTACGTGGGGGAGGTCTTCACCGCCTCCCACCACGTACGTCTGGTCAGGCTGCCGTTCGAGACCGAGCTGATCGAGGTCGCGCTGTACGCGCGGCACGAGTCCTCGCGCAGCCCGGCGCAGCGCTGGCTCGTGCGGTTCATGTCGGACGTGCTGGGCGAGCAGGTCAGCCCCGCCCAGCTCCCGCCGTACGCCGTGCGCTGA
- a CDS encoding SAM-dependent methyltransferase: MAESSARTEARRRIRTDRPHTARIWNYWLGGKDNYPVDQEAGDRIRTLHPGIGEYALADRKFLGRAVRHLVAEQGVRQFLDIGTGLPTADNTHEVAQRLAPESRVVYVDNDPIVLAHAEALLTSAPEGRTAYLDEDLRDTDSILGQAAHTLDLTRPVALVLLGVVIFVEEDEEAYGIVRRLVDALPAGSHLVLSHTITRPDMPDVDAAVAFWNENGTPKLTQRTPGAVARFFDGMELLPPGVVSCNRWRPDEAGSDAEPPAEVAMFGGVARKV, translated from the coding sequence ATGGCCGAGTCGTCCGCCAGGACCGAGGCACGACGCAGGATCAGGACGGACCGGCCGCACACGGCCCGGATCTGGAACTACTGGCTGGGAGGCAAGGACAACTACCCGGTCGACCAGGAGGCCGGGGACCGCATCCGGACCCTGCACCCCGGGATCGGGGAGTACGCCCTCGCCGACCGGAAGTTCCTCGGCCGGGCGGTGCGCCACCTGGTCGCCGAGCAGGGCGTGCGTCAGTTCCTCGACATCGGCACCGGGCTGCCCACCGCCGACAACACCCACGAGGTGGCCCAGCGCCTCGCCCCGGAGTCCCGCGTCGTCTACGTCGACAACGACCCGATCGTCCTCGCCCACGCGGAGGCGCTGCTGACCAGCGCGCCGGAGGGGCGCACCGCGTACCTGGACGAGGACCTGCGCGACACCGACTCCATCCTCGGACAGGCCGCGCACACCCTGGACCTGACCCGGCCGGTGGCGCTGGTGCTGCTCGGCGTGGTCATCTTCGTCGAGGAGGACGAGGAGGCGTACGGCATCGTGCGCCGTCTCGTCGACGCGCTCCCGGCCGGGAGCCACCTCGTGCTGTCGCACACCATCACCCGGCCGGACATGCCCGACGTCGACGCGGCGGTGGCCTTCTGGAACGAGAACGGCACCCCGAAGCTGACCCAGCGCACCCCCGGTGCCGTCGCCCGGTTCTTCGACGGGATGGAACTGCTGCCGCCCGGCGTCGTCTCCTGCAACCGCTGGCGCCCCGACGAGGCCGGGTCCGACGCCGAACCGCCCGCCGAGGTCGCCATGTTCGGGGGCGTGGCCCGCAAGGTCTGA
- the pgm gene encoding phosphoglucomutase (alpha-D-glucose-1,6-bisphosphate-dependent) — protein MLHDRAGQPAGPEDLTDVARLVTAYYALHPDPDEPAQRVAFGTSGHRGSSLATAFNEDHIAATSQAICEYRAARGTDGPLFLGADTHALSEPARITALEVFAANGVSVLVDAEDGYTPTPAVSHAILTHNRGRATGLADGVVVTPSHNPPADGGFKYNPPHGGPAGSDATSWIQDRANEIIAAGLKDVRRVTYARALAAPGTGRHDFLGAYVADLPHVVDLDAIRSAGVRIGADPLGGASVAYWGRIAEQHRLDLTVVNPLTDPTWRFMTLDWDGKIRMDCSSPHAMASLIEQRDRFTIATGNDADADRHGIVTPDAGLMNPNHYLAAAIAHLYAHRPQWPADAGVGKTLVSSGMIDRVAADLGRPLVEVPVGFKWFVDGLGAGTLGFGGEESAGASFLRRDGSVWTTDKDGIILALLASEITAVTGATPSEHYRTLTGRFGEPAYARIDAPATREEKARLARLSPAQVTAGTLAGEPVTGVLTEAPGNGAPIGGIKVTTENAWFAARPSGTEDVYKIYGESFRGPEHLRQVQEEAKAVVLAALGG, from the coding sequence ATGCTGCACGACCGAGCCGGCCAGCCGGCCGGCCCCGAGGACCTGACCGACGTGGCCCGGCTGGTGACGGCGTACTACGCCCTGCACCCGGACCCGGACGAGCCCGCCCAGCGCGTGGCCTTCGGCACGTCCGGGCACCGGGGATCGTCCCTGGCGACGGCCTTCAACGAGGACCACATCGCCGCCACCAGCCAGGCCATCTGCGAGTACCGCGCCGCCCGGGGCACCGACGGCCCGCTGTTCCTCGGTGCCGACACCCACGCCCTGTCCGAGCCGGCGAGGATCACCGCGCTGGAGGTGTTCGCGGCCAACGGCGTGAGCGTCCTCGTCGACGCCGAGGACGGCTACACGCCCACCCCGGCCGTCTCCCACGCCATCCTCACCCACAACCGGGGCCGCGCCACCGGCCTCGCCGACGGCGTGGTCGTCACCCCCTCGCACAATCCGCCGGCCGACGGCGGCTTCAAGTACAACCCGCCCCACGGCGGCCCCGCCGGCTCCGACGCCACCTCCTGGATCCAGGACCGTGCCAACGAGATCATCGCGGCCGGCCTGAAGGACGTCCGGCGCGTGACGTACGCCAGGGCACTCGCGGCCCCCGGCACCGGACGGCACGACTTCCTCGGCGCCTACGTCGCCGACCTGCCCCACGTGGTCGACCTGGACGCGATCCGCTCCGCCGGCGTGCGCATCGGCGCCGACCCGCTCGGCGGCGCCTCCGTCGCCTACTGGGGCCGCATCGCCGAACAGCACCGCCTCGACCTGACCGTGGTCAACCCGCTGACCGACCCGACGTGGCGGTTCATGACCCTCGACTGGGACGGCAAGATCCGCATGGACTGCTCCTCGCCGCACGCGATGGCGTCCCTGATCGAGCAGCGGGACCGTTTCACCATCGCCACCGGCAACGACGCGGACGCCGACCGGCACGGCATCGTCACCCCCGACGCGGGCCTGATGAACCCCAACCACTACCTCGCCGCCGCCATCGCCCACCTGTACGCACACCGCCCGCAGTGGCCGGCCGACGCGGGCGTCGGCAAGACGCTCGTCTCCTCCGGCATGATCGACCGGGTCGCCGCCGACCTGGGGCGGCCCCTGGTGGAGGTGCCCGTCGGCTTCAAGTGGTTCGTGGACGGACTGGGCGCCGGCACGCTCGGCTTCGGCGGCGAGGAGTCGGCCGGCGCGTCCTTCCTGCGCCGGGACGGCTCGGTGTGGACCACCGACAAGGACGGCATCATCCTGGCACTGCTCGCCTCGGAGATCACCGCCGTCACCGGCGCCACGCCCTCCGAGCACTACCGCACGCTCACCGGCCGCTTCGGCGAGCCCGCCTACGCCCGGATCGACGCCCCCGCCACCCGCGAGGAGAAGGCCCGCCTCGCCAGGCTCTCCCCGGCCCAGGTCACGGCCGGCACCCTCGCCGGGGAGCCGGTCACCGGCGTCCTCACCGAGGCCCCCGGCAACGGCGCGCCCATCGGCGGCATCAAGGTCACCACGGAAAACGCCTGGTTCGCCGCCCGGCCCTCCGGCACGGAGGACGTGTACAAGATCTACGGCGAGTCCTTCCGCGGCCCGGAACACCTGCGGCAGGTCCAGGAGGAGGCCAAGGCGGTCGTCCTCGCCGCCCTCGGCGGCTGA
- a CDS encoding type III effector protein: protein MPEDPRETAARPASFHAAAAALAAIEDAVRTARESGTRPEDGTEPGTEGPEHALAALLLLRELRDQLAGWETGLIETARQAGASWADLAGPLGVASRQAAERRYLRLRPGAPGSTGEQRVQAARDRRAGDRAVTAWARGNAAGLRQLAGQITAVTALPGEARAALERALGHDDAAGLLGPLAGARDHLGAGHPELAARIDTLTHDTDRVRRTAGDRRGAAG from the coding sequence ATGCCCGAGGACCCGCGGGAGACCGCTGCCCGTCCCGCGTCCTTCCACGCCGCGGCGGCGGCGCTGGCGGCGATCGAGGACGCGGTGCGCACCGCACGGGAGTCAGGTACGCGACCGGAGGACGGCACCGAACCCGGTACCGAGGGCCCCGAGCACGCGCTCGCCGCGCTGCTGCTCCTGCGCGAACTGCGCGACCAGCTCGCCGGCTGGGAGACGGGGCTGATCGAGACCGCCCGGCAGGCCGGTGCCAGTTGGGCCGACCTGGCCGGACCGCTGGGCGTCGCCAGCCGGCAGGCCGCCGAACGCCGCTACCTGCGGCTGCGCCCCGGCGCCCCCGGCAGCACGGGGGAACAGCGGGTCCAGGCGGCCCGGGACCGGCGGGCCGGGGACCGGGCCGTCACCGCCTGGGCCCGCGGCAACGCCGCCGGCCTGCGTCAACTCGCCGGCCAGATCACCGCCGTGACCGCTCTCCCGGGCGAGGCCCGCGCCGCGCTGGAGCGGGCGCTGGGCCACGACGACGCCGCCGGTCTCCTCGGCCCCCTGGCCGGTGCCCGGGACCACCTCGGCGCGGGCCATCCCGAGTTGGCCGCCCGCATCGACACCCTCACCCACGACACGGACCGGGTCCGCCGTACGGCCGGGGACCGGCGCGGCGCTGCCGGCTGA
- a CDS encoding Hsp20/alpha crystallin family protein, translating to MLMRTDPFREFDRLTQQLFGGTTGTWSRPSVMPMDAYREGDTYVLAFDLPGVSPDAIDIDVERNMLTVRAERRPADHDGDVHRELSERPLGVFSRQVMLADSLDTEHIVAAYEAGVLTLRVPIAERARPRRISVRGSEERKEISG from the coding sequence ATGCTGATGCGCACCGACCCCTTCCGTGAGTTCGACCGCCTCACCCAGCAGTTGTTCGGCGGCACGACCGGCACCTGGTCGCGTCCCTCCGTCATGCCGATGGACGCCTACCGCGAGGGCGACACCTACGTGCTCGCCTTCGACCTCCCGGGAGTGTCGCCGGACGCGATCGACATCGACGTCGAGCGGAACATGCTCACGGTGCGGGCCGAACGCCGGCCGGCCGACCACGACGGGGACGTGCACCGGGAGCTGTCGGAGCGCCCGCTGGGCGTCTTCTCCCGCCAGGTGATGCTGGCCGACTCCCTCGACACGGAGCACATCGTCGCCGCGTACGAGGCGGGGGTGCTGACCCTGCGCGTGCCGATCGCCGAGCGGGCCAGGCCCCGCCGGATCTCCGTCCGCGGCTCCGAGGAGCGCAAGGAGATCTCCGGCTGA
- a CDS encoding DUF2267 domain-containing protein → MQSQTAPAAVSSTPDTSYARMLEQVRYQGAYPTRERAEEVVRAVLTALGRRLAGEVRADLAACLPAQAARVLTAPAPAPGAAPTGWGFVRDLAARTGGSPATTRWDVGSVLGVVARLAGPDVLDRVLASLPQGYALLFGRGELTQAAA, encoded by the coding sequence ATGCAGTCCCAGACGGCCCCGGCGGCGGTGTCCAGCACGCCGGACACGTCGTACGCCAGGATGCTGGAGCAGGTCCGCTACCAGGGCGCCTACCCCACGCGCGAGCGCGCCGAGGAGGTCGTCCGCGCCGTGCTGACCGCCCTCGGCCGCCGGCTCGCGGGCGAGGTGCGCGCCGACCTCGCCGCGTGCCTGCCCGCCCAGGCCGCGCGGGTCCTCACCGCCCCGGCACCCGCGCCGGGCGCGGCCCCGACCGGCTGGGGGTTCGTCCGGGACCTCGCCGCCCGCACGGGCGGATCGCCGGCCACCACCCGCTGGGACGTCGGCTCCGTCCTCGGCGTCGTCGCCCGCCTCGCCGGCCCCGACGTGCTCGACCGGGTGCTCGCCTCCCTGCCCCAGGGCTACGCGCTCCTCTTCGGCCGGGGCGAACTCACCCAGGCCGCCGCCTGA
- a CDS encoding ATP-binding protein: MDGAARNSDQLRKALVRMSAEYEGGPGDIARGRELARRFLDRLHAARGLVVSDRARDLVQLVVSELLTNACKYAPGPSLVDLELAEDRVEVTVWDSAPVLPVPAAADPGRVGRHGLEIVMAVCQSFEVHKEPVGKRTRAAVPLIDEPFRLTS; this comes from the coding sequence ATGGACGGGGCTGCCCGGAACAGCGACCAGCTCAGGAAAGCGCTGGTCAGGATGTCGGCGGAGTACGAGGGCGGTCCCGGTGACATCGCCCGGGGCCGCGAGCTGGCCCGCCGCTTCCTCGACCGGCTGCACGCCGCGCGGGGACTCGTGGTCTCCGACCGCGCCAGGGACCTCGTCCAGCTCGTGGTCAGCGAACTGCTGACCAACGCCTGCAAGTACGCCCCCGGCCCGTCTCTGGTGGACCTGGAACTGGCCGAGGACCGCGTGGAGGTCACCGTGTGGGACAGTGCCCCGGTGCTGCCCGTCCCGGCCGCCGCGGACCCCGGCCGGGTGGGACGGCACGGGCTGGAGATCGTGATGGCCGTCTGTCAGAGCTTCGAGGTGCACAAGGAACCGGTCGGCAAGCGCACCCGGGCCGCCGTCCCCCTCATCGACGAACCGTTCCGCCTCACCTCCTGA
- a CDS encoding GNAT family N-acetyltransferase, with product MTELRTERLLLRRWHARDLAPWAELNADPEVRAYFPDVLDRARSDASVARFQAGLDRRGWGWWAVETVATGTFIGFAGLDPVDEGMPFGGVEAGWRLARAAWGHGYATEAGRAVLAHGFGELGLTEILAVSAAGNARSRAVMERLGMTRDPAEDFDDPGVPEGPLRRSVVYRIRR from the coding sequence ATGACGGAACTGCGCACCGAACGCCTGCTGCTGCGCCGCTGGCACGCCCGCGACCTGGCGCCGTGGGCGGAGCTGAACGCCGACCCGGAGGTCCGCGCCTACTTCCCCGACGTGCTCGACCGGGCGCGCAGCGACGCCTCGGTGGCCCGCTTCCAGGCCGGGCTCGACCGGCGCGGCTGGGGCTGGTGGGCGGTGGAGACCGTGGCCACGGGCACGTTCATCGGGTTCGCCGGACTCGATCCGGTGGACGAGGGCATGCCGTTCGGCGGCGTGGAGGCCGGCTGGCGGCTGGCCCGCGCGGCCTGGGGGCACGGGTACGCCACCGAGGCGGGACGGGCGGTGCTCGCCCACGGGTTCGGGGAACTGGGCCTCACGGAGATCCTCGCCGTGAGCGCCGCCGGGAACGCGCGGTCGCGGGCGGTGATGGAGCGCCTGGGCATGACCCGCGACCCGGCGGAGGACTTCGACGACCCGGGCGTGCCCGAGGGGCCGCTGCGCCGGAGCGTGGTGTACCGGATCAGGAGGTGA
- a CDS encoding alpha/beta hydrolase, producing MPTCTTRDHVDLFHQDWGSGRPVVFIHGWPLNGDAWQDQLKAVADAGLRGIAHDRRGHGRSTPVYGGYDFDTFADDLDDLITGLDLRDVTLVGHSMGGGELARYIGRHGTGRVRSAVLLSAITPLMRRGPDNAEGVPQQVFDDIKAGLLTERSQFWREFSAGFFSADDTGADSDGKGPTQGNRDAFWHMAMSQTLEGAVRCVDAFGGTDFHADLARFDIPTLVVHGDDDRIVPLDATGRKAARLIPGAELKVYEKASHGLAMVPGDKERFTADLLEFLRR from the coding sequence ATGCCCACGTGCACCACCCGCGACCACGTCGACCTCTTCCACCAGGACTGGGGGAGCGGCCGGCCGGTCGTCTTCATCCACGGCTGGCCGCTGAACGGCGACGCCTGGCAGGACCAGCTCAAGGCGGTGGCCGACGCGGGCCTGCGCGGCATCGCCCACGACCGCCGCGGCCACGGCCGCTCCACCCCCGTGTACGGCGGGTACGACTTCGACACCTTCGCCGACGACCTCGACGACCTGATCACCGGCCTCGACCTGCGGGACGTCACCCTCGTCGGACACTCCATGGGCGGCGGCGAACTCGCCCGCTACATCGGCCGCCACGGCACCGGACGCGTCCGCTCCGCGGTGCTCCTGTCCGCGATCACCCCGCTGATGCGGCGCGGCCCGGACAACGCCGAGGGCGTTCCGCAGCAGGTGTTCGACGACATCAAGGCCGGCCTCCTCACCGAGCGCTCCCAGTTCTGGCGGGAGTTCTCGGCCGGCTTCTTCTCCGCCGACGACACCGGCGCCGACTCCGACGGCAAGGGCCCCACCCAGGGCAACCGGGACGCCTTCTGGCACATGGCGATGTCCCAGACCCTGGAGGGCGCCGTCCGCTGCGTCGACGCCTTCGGCGGCACCGACTTCCACGCCGACCTGGCCCGCTTCGACATCCCCACCCTCGTCGTGCACGGCGACGACGACCGGATCGTGCCCCTCGACGCCACCGGCCGCAAGGCCGCCCGCCTGATCCCCGGCGCCGAGCTGAAGGTCTACGAGAAGGCGTCCCACGGCCTGGCGATGGTCCCCGGCGACAAGGAGAGGTTCACCGCCGACCTCCTGGAGTTCCTGCGCCGGTAG
- a CDS encoding class F sortase yields MPVPPSAPSGPARPGQSSRGGMTVLCAVVLLLLAVNLLGGKGTSADSTPPATARAGASAAPATGSADGTDGVLPRSAPVRLLIPGISVDAPFTDLALAADGRLDPPPPDDTNLVGWYANGVSPGEKGTSIIAGHVDTTRSAAVFARLDQLEEGDMFHVERADGRTASFVVDSLETFDKSAFPSERVYDPADRPEVRLITCAGSYDRTAKDYTDNLVVFAHLA; encoded by the coding sequence ATGCCCGTCCCCCCGTCCGCCCCCTCCGGTCCGGCCCGGCCCGGCCAGAGCTCCCGCGGCGGCATGACCGTGCTGTGCGCCGTGGTGCTGCTGCTCCTCGCGGTCAACCTGCTCGGCGGCAAGGGCACGTCGGCCGACTCCACGCCGCCCGCCACCGCACGCGCCGGCGCGTCCGCGGCCCCGGCCACCGGTTCCGCCGACGGCACGGACGGCGTCCTGCCCCGCTCCGCGCCGGTGCGCCTGCTCATCCCGGGCATCTCCGTCGACGCCCCCTTCACCGACCTCGCCCTCGCCGCGGACGGCCGGCTCGACCCCCCGCCCCCCGACGACACGAACCTCGTCGGCTGGTACGCCAACGGCGTCTCGCCGGGCGAGAAGGGCACCTCGATCATCGCCGGACACGTGGACACCACCCGCTCCGCGGCCGTCTTCGCCCGCCTCGACCAACTGGAGGAGGGCGACATGTTCCACGTGGAACGCGCCGACGGGCGCACCGCCTCCTTCGTCGTGGACAGCCTGGAGACCTTCGACAAGAGCGCCTTCCCGAGCGAACGGGTCTACGACCCCGCGGACCGCCCCGAGGTACGCCTCATCACCTGCGCCGGCTCCTACGACCGCACGGCGAAGGACTACACCGACAACCTGGTGGTCTTCGCGCACCTCGCCTGA
- a CDS encoding SchA/CurD-like domain-containing protein — protein sequence MTTTSPTASHPRTRQVPHRVSQSVFDGSRLRVVLLVDVNDGAQQEFLETYEQLRSHVESVPGHLSEQLCQSIENPSQWLITSEWESAPPFLDWVSSEEHVKMVKPLHRCVRDTRSLRFHVVRETGRPVAEAEPGRGGLQTAPRVGDGVIRHALTFTVRPGSEATVAGILADYASPEARVDDSTRLCRTSLFLHGNRVVRAIEVRGDLLAALRHVAQQPEVRAVEEAINPYLEQDRDLGDPESARVFYTRAALPAVHHVTAGREDPEAERHALSYPARPGRGTRLARLLAERDEAAADDPGSPVVCSTIFQRDDIVVRLIDVRGGLDACDPAVALGLPDAARTADLTELLDDPDGLGSASGQDGPALAGALARARMALVTDRRADGV from the coding sequence ATGACCACCACGTCCCCCACCGCCTCACACCCCCGGACGCGGCAGGTGCCGCACCGCGTCTCCCAGTCCGTGTTCGACGGCTCCCGGCTCCGGGTCGTCCTGCTCGTCGACGTCAACGACGGGGCCCAGCAGGAGTTCCTGGAGACGTACGAACAGCTCCGCAGCCACGTCGAGTCCGTCCCCGGGCACCTCAGCGAACAGCTCTGCCAGTCCATCGAGAACCCCTCCCAGTGGCTCATCACCAGCGAGTGGGAGAGCGCCCCGCCCTTCCTGGACTGGGTGAGCAGCGAAGAGCACGTGAAGATGGTCAAACCGCTGCACCGCTGCGTCCGGGACACCAGATCGCTGCGCTTCCACGTGGTCCGCGAGACCGGCCGGCCCGTGGCGGAGGCCGAGCCCGGCCGCGGCGGACTCCAGACCGCACCGCGGGTCGGTGACGGCGTCATCCGGCACGCCCTGACCTTCACCGTCCGGCCCGGCAGCGAGGCCACCGTCGCCGGCATCCTCGCCGACTACGCCTCGCCCGAGGCCCGCGTCGACGACTCCACCCGCCTGTGCCGCACTTCGCTCTTCCTGCACGGCAACCGCGTGGTGCGGGCCATCGAGGTCCGCGGCGACCTCCTCGCGGCCCTGCGCCACGTCGCCCAGCAGCCCGAGGTACGCGCGGTCGAGGAGGCCATCAACCCGTACCTGGAACAGGACCGGGACCTCGGCGACCCCGAGTCCGCGCGGGTCTTCTACACGCGGGCCGCGCTGCCCGCCGTCCACCACGTCACCGCGGGCCGCGAGGACCCGGAGGCGGAACGGCACGCCCTGTCCTACCCCGCCCGGCCCGGCCGCGGCACCCGGCTGGCCCGGCTCCTGGCGGAACGCGACGAGGCCGCGGCCGACGACCCGGGCAGCCCGGTGGTGTGCAGCACGATCTTCCAGCGCGACGACATCGTCGTCCGGCTCATCGACGTGCGCGGCGGACTCGACGCCTGCGACCCCGCGGTCGCGCTCGGCCTGCCCGACGCGGCGCGGACCGCCGACCTGACGGAACTCCTCGACGACCCCGACGGCTTGGGCAGCGCGTCCGGACAGGACGGGCCCGCCCTCGCGGGAGCCCTCGCGCGGGCCCGGATGGCGCTGGTCACCGACCGCCGCGCGGACGGCGTCTGA
- a CDS encoding methyltransferase yields MTTAQTAPPPPMRLRELVFGAACAAALRAAARLGVADALDDRPLAVEDLAAAVKTEPQPLRRLLRALTCHGVFAEEPDGTFSHTDMSRLLREDDPHSLRAITLWCTEPWTWDAWPRLDEAVRTGHNVVEDLYGKEFFTYLGEDAPESAEVFNRAMTTSSRQSAADVAAFLDLSGRGSVADIGGGQGHVVASLLEKYPSMRGTLLDLPRVVENADPRLREGGALAGRVDIVPGDCRAAIPVRADVYVVKNILEWDDESTARTLRNVVEAGGPGTRVVVIENLVDDSPSMRFSTAMDLLLLLNVGGAKHTTQSMVARLTAAGLVIDDIRPVNAYLHAFDCTVPEKTAGL; encoded by the coding sequence ATGACGACCGCTCAGACCGCCCCGCCGCCGCCCATGCGGCTCAGGGAACTCGTGTTCGGGGCGGCGTGTGCCGCCGCCCTCCGCGCCGCCGCCCGGCTCGGCGTCGCCGACGCCCTGGACGACCGCCCGCTGGCCGTCGAGGATCTCGCCGCCGCCGTCAAGACCGAACCGCAGCCGCTGCGCCGGCTGCTGCGCGCCCTGACCTGCCACGGCGTCTTCGCCGAGGAGCCGGACGGGACGTTCTCCCACACCGACATGTCCCGGCTGCTGCGCGAGGACGACCCGCACAGCCTGCGCGCCATCACCCTGTGGTGCACCGAGCCGTGGACCTGGGACGCCTGGCCCCGGCTCGACGAGGCGGTACGCACCGGCCACAACGTCGTCGAGGACCTGTACGGCAAGGAGTTCTTCACGTACCTCGGGGAGGACGCGCCCGAGTCGGCCGAGGTCTTCAACCGGGCGATGACCACCTCCAGCCGGCAGTCGGCGGCGGACGTCGCCGCCTTCCTCGACCTGTCGGGGCGCGGCTCCGTCGCGGACATCGGCGGCGGCCAGGGCCACGTGGTGGCGAGCCTGCTGGAGAAGTACCCGTCGATGCGGGGCACCCTGCTCGACCTGCCGCGGGTGGTGGAGAACGCCGACCCGCGACTGCGCGAGGGCGGCGCGCTCGCCGGCCGGGTGGACATCGTGCCCGGCGACTGCCGGGCCGCGATCCCGGTCCGCGCCGACGTCTACGTGGTCAAGAACATCCTGGAGTGGGACGACGAGAGCACGGCCCGCACCCTGCGCAACGTCGTCGAGGCGGGCGGTCCCGGCACCCGGGTCGTGGTCATCGAGAACCTCGTCGACGACTCGCCGTCGATGCGGTTCAGCACCGCGATGGACCTGCTGCTCCTGCTGAACGTCGGCGGGGCCAAGCACACCACCCAGAGCATGGTCGCCCGGTTGACCGCGGCGGGCCTGGTCATCGACGACATCCGTCCGGTCAACGCGTACCTGCACGCCTTCGACTGCACCGTCCCCGAGAAGACCGCGGGGCTCTGA